In Anaerolineales bacterium, the genomic window CATTCAAATTGGTCGACCACAAAGGAGAGCCACTATTGGAAGAAGCTCCGCTGTCGCTCTCTGCCTCACTAACCTCCTCACCGGACGCAGGCGTTTCGGAGGCTTCGAATTGACCTTGTTGCAGCCCAATTTGGGTGAAATTATGCAACCCGCCCGCATTGGCTATCAGGACAGATCCCACCAACTTGTCCAGGAATGATGGACCAATCCGGCCAACCCCGAATTGATTGCCGACGATCGAGGTAGCGCCAAAAGCCAGCAGCGTCAAAGCCCGCCCGATGGGTTGATCGACCAGGTTATCCGAGATCATTGCGGCGAAGGCACTCTCGACCGCCGTATCGCCATCTGATAGCGATGGAAGTGCAACCGCCACGACGGTGATGCCGCCCCACAATCCGGATTGCGGCGTTGATGACGTATCGTCCGGAACGCCGTTGGCCAGGATGCGATTGCTGCGAATGTCGATCTGATCCGCGAAAAGCATGAATATTCCGCAAACCGGATTTTCTTGATCCGTGCCGTTATTGCGGATTTCGTTTTCACGGATGAGCACATCCTCCCCCAGCCCGAGAGATATACCGCCCAGCCCCCGTGCGCTACGCATCTCCACACGCTGCTCGTCATTGGAACGCCGCAAACAGCGACTGATCGTGTTTCCAATGATCGTTAAACCGACCATATACCCGCCCAGGACTCCGGTATACAGATTCAAGACCAACCAGTAAACCAGGCTGGGCTCGGCGGTAACCAGGCGCATGAGTCGTTCAGCATCGATCCAGTCACTCAGTTTGAGATAGGGCACGCCGATTCCCGATAACCCCATGTTGGCAATATCATTCTGCTCGATAACAACGTCGTAGATGAAATCAAGCAAGTAGGAAAGGTTCACATCGAATTCATCCTCGACCTCCTCCACCTCAAATTCATACAAATTTCCGAACTCCACCTGGTCGACGATTCGAACCTCGCGCAAGCGGAGACCGGACTGGTCGACCCAGGCTCGCTGCTCTCCTGGTTCCACGTCTCTGATAATGAAGTAGCCGTACTCATCGCTGACGGCCGTGTTTGTGGCGCCGTCTTCGGCTTCCATGACCACAGGAATATCCTTCAGCAAATTCGCACCCTGGCGAACGCTTCCCCAGATATCCGTATCGCTGGCAGTGAAGACGACTTCCTCTGCCGACGGCATTTCATCGGTTTGATCCTTGATCTGGCCGATCTTCGGCACCCCACCCAGCGTGATTCCGTTGCCGGACCCGCCAACGATCGTGTTACGCCGGATGTCGACGTTTTCCGATCCGCCTTCGACCCGGATGCCACCTTCCGCTGCAAATGGCATGCTCGGGATGATTTCGAAGTCATAAAAGGCAAAGTAGCCTTCGATGAAGTAAACAAGGAGTTCAGGATGGAGAATGAATACCTCCCAATCGAAACAGTCATCGGACGGATTGGTAGTATCGTCGCCATCGAAATCATCCGGCGGCGGAACCGCATCCACCGGAACCACCACAATTTCATTACGCTCGATCAGCACGCGCTCTCCCTGGACCAGGATGGCTACTTCACCTCCGGCCTTATCCAGCATGCGGATCTTGTTGTGATGGACGTTGACGATGCGCCCACCGTCCAACCGAATGGCATGCTTCAGTGCTTCGATGCGGTTACGGCGTATCTCGATATCCCAAAGCGATTCGAGATCGCTGCCCATGCATACGATGGCTTCCCCTTCCAAGCTGACCAATGTCATGTCTTCCAGCGTGATCCCGTTCGAATCTCGAACTGTGATGATGGGATCGCTGAGCGCTTCGTCATCGGGCACGACATGTGTGCGCCGCCCGCAGCCAGACAGGGTTACGTTGCGTTTGCCTTCGATGACGACGTTGGCACAGTGCAATCCGGGCAGCAGGCAAAGCTTTCCACCGGCCTCGGGCAGATGGCGCAATGCCTCATTGATGTCGTTGAAGTCCCCGAAACTGACGACGCCATCACCGACGGTGAACGTGCAGCACACGGTTTGATTGGTTAGTGGTCGGAACAGATCCCGGCAATCCTTGATCTGCCCGGCGTCGAAGGTGACGTCCGTATCCGAGTCCCAGGTCACGATGGCCAAAGGAACCCGAATCAGCGTGACCCCCTGTGGCGGCAGGTCGTCGACCAGGGCCACGGGGTTACCCAGGCCGCCGGCTCGCACGTCGAATGTCCAGAAATCCCCCGGAAGGTAATTGCCCGCTGCGGGGGCGTCGAATTCGAGGTAGATGCCATCCCCCAGCTGCGTCGGATCGGTCGGCGTCGTGACTTTGGGGAAGTCGCTCATGAGTCGGATTTCGTTCCACAGACGGAAGAAAACCGTGCCGGAAGGGACGGTGGACTCGGTGTAGTGTTCTGTGCTGACCTCGAGGTCATCATCATTCAAGCTGACCTCGGCGCCGTAGGTGACCCGCCAATGGCCGCTTGCCTGATCCTCCTCGATCACTTCCATATAGAAATTCGTCAAACCGGACATCTTGATGGCCTGATCGTTGGCTTTGATCGTGACTTTCTTGGATGCGCCGCCCAAATCACACTCGCCCCGTCCAACCAAACCAGCATTGAATTGTGACCACTTGAACCTGGCCTGCGCGCCAGTGACCTTGGCGACTTCGATACGGTACAGGGCGTGCTCGAATCCCAGAAAGCCGCCGCCTTCCACCACAGGGCAAGGTCCCGAACCCATCTCCACCGGCTTGAGTGTTGCCTTGAGCCTTCCCTTGGTCGCCGGGTCGTCCTGGACCTGATCATAGACCGTTCCGCAGACGTCTTCATTCTCCAGGCGGAACAGGCGGAAGCGCGATTCGGTGAGGACCCGCTCGGTAGTATCCGGGCCGCCCAGAGCCGGCTCGTAGAAATCGGACGTACGCTGGAAGGCGTTGAACGCCTCTCTCCACACCTCCAACACCACCGCATCACGCGTGCCGTCGGCGATCGATGAAACCGTTGGTACAGGTGAGTGGATCGGCGGGCCAAAGTAGGAAGCTGTGCGGTCCAACGTGGTGCCCGGGCTGCCCGGCAGCTCGACTCCGACTCCATCGGCCCAGCCAAACCCCGGCTGCACCTCGAGCTTCACCTCGCTGCCGTCGACCCAAGCCCGTTCGATTTTGAAGGCATCCGAGTTCTCGGTCGGTATGGCCATGACGCGTGCGCCGACGACGTATCGAGCAGCGCGATCGCGCCAGTACAGCGACAGACGGGTTTGATCGTTCCAATCGGCATCGGTAAGCACCCGACCCTGCTGGTGCAGGACGCCGTTGAAGTTCGTGTCCTTTATGGGATTCCATCGGGAGAAGTCGCCCTTCATATCCTCTCTCCTTATGTCACTGGTACCAGAATCGGTCGCACACCGACCGGCATAAATTCACGGAAACGAATCTGTAGATTGCGCCATTTATGGGCTTCCAATAGAAAACCGTAGGCGCCCATTTGATCGTCATTGGGGCCACGTTCGCGGATGCGGAAATCGGACGCCCATGCCACCTGTGCATATCCCGGTGCTCCGAAAATCTCACTCACGAAGCTCAAATCGGCCTGCGTGCCGAATACACATCCTAAATTCTGGGGAATGCGATCATCCGGGCTGCTGATGTAGCTGTAGCGGATGCAGCCCCGTTGATTGTCGAGCACTTCCAGCTTATGCACCCAGATGCCGCCGCGGCCGCTCAGCGTCTCCACCCGCATCCTGCCGAACACGGTCAGCCCATTAACCTGTGTGGGTGGTCCATAACCGTCGGCCGGATTGGTCACGCTCGATAGTGCAAAATCGTTCGTCGAATCGTCTCCGATTCCCTTGCCGGCATCGAGTATGGAATCGCTTAGTGTGAGCTGGTAACCGCGATCGATGGCCAACGGACCACAAATCGAGCGGTGGATCACGATTTCCGGAATCTGATCGAAGTCGCCGGCTTCCGAAGCCGGAAATCCGTAGGGTGTGGAGAGCTTCATGGCGGTCTCGATCGCTTCGCGAGGTGCACACACCGGCTGCGCGCCTCCCGGGTCCAGGGTGCACTCGACGATCTCGAGCTTGTCGACGGCCGCCCGGGCAATCAATGGCTGATGGGCCGGGAAGGAGCTGTCTCGGGTGAGATACAAGCCCTCCAGGCGAACGCTGATTTCAGCCGCCTGGGTTGGATCCTTCGGCCGAAAGCGCAGCGGCTGCTTGAGTTTGATGATCGGTCGTTGACCATCGGCCGCGCGGATGATCAGCGATTTGGCCAAATTGAGATTGGGACCTCCATCCTGGTTTTTCTTTCCCTGTACGAGGCTGAGGTCGAGAACATGATTCAGGCTGTCGTGAATCTCCACCAGGCGGGGTGAAGCGGCGCTGTCCAAATCGTCCAGCGATTTTCGCAGCTCATCGGGATCACCGCTGGCATGCAGGTTTACATCGAACGTCACGACGCTTTCACCACCCACATCTTGCGGTGCGGCCGATTGGCGAGTGGCCGGGTGCGCACCCACCTGGCCCACGGCGCCATAGGTGTAGGTCACGAACATGTGATCCTTCAACGCGTCGGCCTCGGCCGCGCTGCTGACACCGATGATGACTCGCCCGTATTCCGGATCGATGGCAATCTGACGATCGGCCAACGACCTGACCATGCTGTCTTCCCAGGCATAGAGCTCCTCACCGCGAACGGTCCAATTCACCCCGTCATCATCCGGCCAGGTTTCGCCACCGAACTCTGGTATGGGCAGATGGAACTGCAAACCGACGTCGCTCACTTCGAGTGGGTCGGAATTCGATACAGAAGGATCGTATGTGTCGATCGAAAAATAGGCTTGCGGATTGCCGGCCGCCGAATCCTGGGTGAGCCTGGCACGAGAGATGAAACCCGGCACCCGATCAAGCTCAGTGATGACCGGCGACGACTGCGTAGGATCGAACTGATAGGTATTGAGCAGTCGGACGGGCTGCCCCAGGGGATGCAGATCGAATCGTGCCAACACCACCGTTCCCAGATCTACGCTTCCAGCCCAGGCCGGTTTGGCATAGCGCACACGATAATCTTTCAAACGCCACAGGAAAATAACCAGATTGGGCAGGTTGCAACTGACATCGCCGAACGCAGGCGGCCGCACATCGGCCACGTGTGCGAAAGGATCGAAAGGCGTGCCCAAAAGGCTCAACATCGCCGGATCGCGCACATTTACAGTGCCGCCCCGGATGGGTGTGAAACGCGTAACCGTCGGCTCGGCATATGGAGGATCCCCACCTTCGTCCGGGCGTTGATGGTTCAAGTGTTGATTCCAGATCAGGTTTTCCAACAGTTCGACGCAATGGACTCCCCACTTCGTCAGGTTGTAGGTCAGGCGCTCCAGGCTCGCCAACGTCCCTTTGCGCCGCCGCAATGCAATCGTATCGGCCACATCGGCCCGCAAGGTCCATGGGTCGCCCGACAAATGGCTCGTTCCAAGCAGATCGCCGATGTACGGGATCACCCAGGGGTCGCAAGTCTCGATGAACAAGTCGTTGTAAAGAGCTTCGATGTTCTCATGCACGGCTCCGAAGACCGCCTCAACCAACGCCAGGTAGCGTTTGAGCTGATAGGGCGGCGCGACGCTCTCATCTTTTATGCGGTAGATCTCCGGCAGTCGCTCGTAAAGCGGGACGCGTTTATCAGCCATATCAACAAGCCTCCGTGGCTGGCGTCGAAATCGGACTGAGCTTCAGCAGGCCAGAATAGAGCGCCAAGATGCGATCGCTGTCACATGCCAAATCGGTGTTGAAGACGGTCGTAGTGGGCAGCGTCAGAGTCTTTGGGGCATCGCTTACACCCAACGATTGCAGAGCCTTGACCTTGGCCCACAACACGCCTTCGACGTTCTGAATGATAGCTGCGAGGCGGGAGGCGTACTCCGGCTGGCCAAAACTCCGCTGCGCTTCAGCCAACAACCCCCGGGAACCATCGACCCCGGACTTCTCCTCCCCAGCCAACCCCAGAGTTTCTTTGATGTCCAATTCGACGTCGGTTTGTTGATAGGTCGCATCGAATGCTACGTCGGCGGCGAGAGCGATATATTCCCGCTGGCCCTGGATGATTTCGATCGGGAAACGTTGCGCCCCTCGGCAGCGGTTGTATTCATTCAAGGTCTTACGGACCGCGTTTATTTCAGCGCTGCGCCCGCTGTCCATCAAGACCGTAACGACGACGGATGGTACGCCATCCACCAGGTCCCAGGCAGCCATGGCTTTTGACACCCCCGCGATCGCCAGCGCCACGCTCTCATAATCTTTAATGCTCACGAGGCGATCCAAACTCTGCACCTTGCCTGGAGCGGCCGCCCGGGCGTTGTCGCCCGTCTCGGCCGAGTCACCGCCGCTCACCAAACCCGGCAGCAGAATCTTATCCAGGTTGTCCAATTTCGAGCCGGCTTGTACCGTCGTGTCGGTTTTCAACACGCCGTAGGCGGCGTTGCCGGTACGATATTCAGCGACGACGTTCTTGAGGCCGGAGGGCAATCGCTTTCCTGTCTTACCATCTCCGAACTGCACCCAACTTACGCCTTCGTGGTCTTCGCGCACGATATAAACCTCATCATCCGCCGCACTGGTGAAGAAAGTCGGCACTCGTTTCCACAAACGCCCGTCGACGTAGATTTTGAGTTCGGGAACTTCGGGTGGCGTTTCAGACGAGACGGTGTGGTATGTCAGTGGGGTCTTGG contains:
- a CDS encoding DUF6519 domain-containing protein; the encoded protein is MKGDFSRWNPIKDTNFNGVLHQQGRVLTDADWNDQTRLSLYWRDRAARYVVGARVMAIPTENSDAFKIERAWVDGSEVKLEVQPGFGWADGVGVELPGSPGTTLDRTASYFGPPIHSPVPTVSSIADGTRDAVVLEVWREAFNAFQRTSDFYEPALGGPDTTERVLTESRFRLFRLENEDVCGTVYDQVQDDPATKGRLKATLKPVEMGSGPCPVVEGGGFLGFEHALYRIEVAKVTGAQARFKWSQFNAGLVGRGECDLGGASKKVTIKANDQAIKMSGLTNFYMEVIEEDQASGHWRVTYGAEVSLNDDDLEVSTEHYTESTVPSGTVFFRLWNEIRLMSDFPKVTTPTDPTQLGDGIYLEFDAPAAGNYLPGDFWTFDVRAGGLGNPVALVDDLPPQGVTLIRVPLAIVTWDSDTDVTFDAGQIKDCRDLFRPLTNQTVCCTFTVGDGVVSFGDFNDINEALRHLPEAGGKLCLLPGLHCANVVIEGKRNVTLSGCGRRTHVVPDDEALSDPIITVRDSNGITLEDMTLVSLEGEAIVCMGSDLESLWDIEIRRNRIEALKHAIRLDGGRIVNVHHNKIRMLDKAGGEVAILVQGERVLIERNEIVVVPVDAVPPPDDFDGDDTTNPSDDCFDWEVFILHPELLVYFIEGYFAFYDFEIIPSMPFAAEGGIRVEGGSENVDIRRNTIVGGSGNGITLGGVPKIGQIKDQTDEMPSAEEVVFTASDTDIWGSVRQGANLLKDIPVVMEAEDGATNTAVSDEYGYFIIRDVEPGEQRAWVDQSGLRLREVRIVDQVEFGNLYEFEVEEVEDEFDVNLSYLLDFIYDVVIEQNDIANMGLSGIGVPYLKLSDWIDAERLMRLVTAEPSLVYWLVLNLYTGVLGGYMVGLTIIGNTISRCLRRSNDEQRVEMRSARGLGGISLGLGEDVLIRENEIRNNGTDQENPVCGIFMLFADQIDIRSNRILANGVPDDTSSTPQSGLWGGITVVAVALPSLSDGDTAVESAFAAMISDNLVDQPIGRALTLLAFGATSIVGNQFGVGRIGPSFLDKLVGSVLIANAGGLHNFTQIGLQQGQFEASETPASGEEVSEAESDSGASSNSGSPLWSTNLNEMSYFQPIQIVPGTAAFGDPNPLLPSGTVLFNANQTRLASGSKAAISQLILTMDDLGFDGNQSELLGTLGLESTTAALSQGQGLIRQINTVLASMNLRASDNRMKETLDLYAIQYRLSLLSVSLFMNNTTNNQGNHCTIAASILDAFLPSFHLRVSNGNLVMLPISESCQGVQERVAENPFLLLVMFAGLLLGRSS